A single genomic interval of Aureibacillus halotolerans harbors:
- the glyQ gene encoding glycine--tRNA ligase subunit alpha, protein MNLQDMILSLQSYWSKQGCILTQAYDVEKGAGTFSPMTFLRSIGPEPWNVAYVEPSRRPTDGRYGENPNRLYQHHQFQVIKKPSPPNIQELYLGSLDVLGINPLEHDIRFVEDNWESPTLGAAGLGWEVWLDGMEVTQFTYFQQVGGLEASPVSVEITYGLERLASYIQDKENVFDLEWTNGVTVRDIFLQPEYEHSKYTFEESDTAMLFSLFDMYEKEASRIIDLNLVFPAYDYVLKCSHTFNLLDARGAISVTERTGYIGRVRQLSRKIANAYYASREASGFPMLNTREVD, encoded by the coding sequence ATGAATTTGCAGGATATGATTTTATCACTGCAGTCTTACTGGTCAAAGCAGGGATGTATTTTAACACAAGCTTATGACGTTGAAAAAGGGGCAGGAACGTTTTCACCAATGACGTTTTTACGAAGCATAGGTCCAGAACCCTGGAACGTGGCATATGTAGAGCCGTCCAGACGACCAACCGATGGACGTTACGGAGAAAACCCGAATCGCTTGTATCAGCATCATCAATTTCAAGTAATTAAAAAACCATCTCCACCAAACATCCAAGAGTTGTACCTTGGATCACTTGATGTGCTTGGAATAAACCCGCTTGAACATGACATTCGTTTTGTAGAGGACAATTGGGAGTCGCCTACGCTTGGCGCAGCTGGACTCGGATGGGAAGTATGGTTAGATGGTATGGAGGTCACTCAGTTCACCTATTTCCAGCAAGTAGGTGGCTTAGAGGCAAGTCCAGTGTCAGTTGAAATTACGTATGGCTTAGAACGATTGGCTTCTTATATTCAAGACAAGGAGAATGTATTTGATCTTGAATGGACAAATGGGGTGACGGTGAGAGATATTTTCTTGCAACCGGAATATGAGCACTCCAAATATACATTTGAGGAATCAGATACGGCGATGCTTTTTTCACTGTTTGACATGTATGAGAAAGAAGCTTCACGGATCATTGACCTCAATCTTGTTTTCCCAGCTTATGATTATGTGTTAAAGTGCTCACACACGTTTAACCTTCTAGATGCACGTGGGGCAATTTCCGTCACCGAACGAACGGGGTATATTGGAAGAGTGCGCCAACTTTCACGCAAAATCGCGAACGCCTATTACGCAAGCAGGGAAGCGAGCGGGTTTCCAATGCTGAACACGAGGGAGGTTGACTAA